A single Lactuca sativa cultivar Salinas chromosome 8, Lsat_Salinas_v11, whole genome shotgun sequence DNA region contains:
- the LOC111903740 gene encoding auxin-induced protein 15A — protein MNLIGKEPAHALSSVTPPHHLPTKKILSHCFTSFSNLQKMGIRMPRIIQAKHILQRSFSNGTRTSTMDLPKGYFAVYVGEQEQEKKRFVVPVSLLSQPSFQDLLHQAEEEYGYDHPMGGLTIPCSQHIFYDLATSLGAL, from the coding sequence ATGAATCTGATAGGCAAAGAACCAGCACATGCACTTTCCTCTGTAACTCCTCCGCATCATCTTCCTACAAAGAAAATACTCTCACATTGTTTTACTTCCTTCAGCAACCTTCAGAAAATGGGTATTCGTATGCCTCGGATCATTCAAGCGAAACACATTCTTCAAAGGTCTTTCTCAAATGGAACTCGCACATCAACAATGGATCTACCAAAAGGCTATTTTGCAGTTTATGTTGGGGAGCAAGAGCAAGAAAAGAAGCGCTTTGTGGTTCCTGTGTCGTTGTTAAGCCAACCTTCATTTCAAGACTTATTACATCAGGCAGAGGAAGAGTATGGATATGACCATCCAATGGGTGGCCTCACAATCCCATGTAGCCAGCACATATTCTATGATCTCGCAACTAGTCTGGGCGCATTATGA
- the LOC128127561 gene encoding uncharacterized protein LOC128127561, with protein sequence MGILMPRITQAKQILKRSFSNGSSTTKSMDIPKGCLAVYIGEQEKKRFVVPIWLLMQPTFQQLLDQAEEEFGNRTVLRQGRGSFGSNPLGTGRGVGKGFDSWRNAEPKSFKHRWVSIRLKDRDTIGILNKNRRIKVGMNLMKEVTVAIGCLDSPRWSFRCMRARMTHSNGHISVRTSSKNNKHRRRLGSTKQLSPYRAGQTGSTET encoded by the coding sequence ATGGGCATTCTTATGCCCCGCATCACTCAAGCAAAGCAAATTCTTAAACGGTCATTCTCAAATGGAAGTAGCACAACAAAATCTATGGATATCCCAAAAGGCTGTTTAGCCGTTTATATTGGTGAGCAAGAGAAGAAGAGATTTGTAGTTCCCATATGGTTGTTAATGCAACCTACTTTTCAACAACTGCTTGATCAGGCTGAGGAAGAATTTGGGAACAGGACGGTGTTACGTCAAGGCAGGGGGTCGTTTGGATCAAACCCCTTGGGAACAGGACGGGGAGTAGGGAAGGGGTTTGATTCTTGGCGCAATGCAGAACCAAAATCATTCAAACACCGTTGGGTTTCCATAAGGCTGAAGGATCGGGACACAATCGGCATATTGAACAAGAACAGGCGCATAAAAGTTGGGATGAATTTGATGAAGGAGGTTACTGTGGCGATCGGGTGCCTAGATTCGCCAAGATGGAGTTTCCGGTGTATGAGGGCAAGGATGACCCACTCGAATGGTCACATAAGTGTGAGGACTTCTTCGAAGAACAACAAACACCGCCGGAGGCTTGGGTCTACCAAGCAACTTTCGCCCTATAGGGCTGGGCAAACGGGTAGTACCGAAACCTGA
- the LOC128127560 gene encoding uncharacterized protein LOC128127560 — MGILMPRITQAKQILKRSFSNGSSTTKSMDIPKGCLAVYVGEQEKKRFVVPIWLLMQPTFQQLLDQAEEEFGNRTVLRQGRGSFGSNPLGTGRGVGKGFDSWRNAEPKSFKHRWVSIRLKDRDTIGILNKNRRIKVGMNLMKEVTVAIGCLDSPRWSFRCMRARMTHSNGHISVRTSSKNNKHRRRLGSTKQLSPYRAGQTGSTET; from the coding sequence ATGGGCATTCTTATGCCCCGCATCACTCAAGCAAAGCAAATTCTTAAACGGTCATTCTCAAATGGAAGTAGCACAACAAAATCTATGGATATCCCAAAAGGCTGTTTAGCGGTTTATGTTGGTGAGCAAGAGAAGAAGAGATTTGTAGTTCCCATATGGTTGTTAATGCAACCTACTTTTCAACAACTGCTTGATCAGGCTGAGGAAGAATTTGGGAACAGGACGGTGTTACGTCAAGGCAGGGGGTCGTTTGGATCAAACCCCTTGGGAACAGGACGGGGAGTAGGGAAGGGGTTTGATTCTTGGCGCAATGCAGAACCAAAATCATTCAAACACCGTTGGGTTTCCATAAGGCTGAAGGATCGGGACACAATCGGCATATTGAACAAGAACAGGCGCATAAAAGTTGGGATGAATTTGATGAAGGAGGTTACTGTGGCGATCGGGTGCCTAGATTCGCCAAGATGGAGTTTCCGGTGTATGAGGGCAAGGATGACCCACTCGAATGGTCACATAAGTGTGAGGACTTCTTCGAAGAACAACAAACACCGCCGGAGGCTTGGGTCTACCAAGCAACTTTCGCCCTATAGGGCTGGGCAAACGGGTAGTACCGAAACCTGA